The Vigna angularis cultivar LongXiaoDou No.4 chromosome 6, ASM1680809v1, whole genome shotgun sequence genome contains the following window.
CTTCCTTCTCGAGCAACGTTAATTGCCAAATATCATTGCAGAAAAAAGGTTGAGTGAATAAAGATAGATGAAAAAATTGCCAACAGGCTGCATTATtgttataaacaaaaaaaaaatcatttttactaTCAGGGTGTCTGAAAATTATTCAAGAACGTAGTTTTCCACACCCAATAGCAGAAAAAAATGAGGAAGCAACTATTACCAGCTTTAATCAAGACGtgatttttaaagttaaatgcCATTTTGAAGTGATTAACATTCCCTGAGAAAAAACATAAGGAAGTGTGACCTACATATTCAAGGCCGTGGAGTTTTTTGGATGAATAACTGAATATAAAGTCTCCATTTTTTTAGGTTTGTCATTGGCAGTTGTCTTATTGATCAAAAGTATTGTTGATGGTTATATTAAACAAACATCATGTTTCGTTGGTTTCgaatgtttaataatattttaaggtacAAATTTATTTGACCAGAAATACGAATAATATCTCAAAGACAGACATGATTTGCAATCTGTGTGAGCATTTACCTTTGTTTTAAGACTGTTGATCTCTTGTGTCATTTTTTCTTCCTGAAATCAACACGTTAATTGATTAGTATTATATGTCAAAAGCATGCACAATTTACGTGTACAACGTTGAATTTACAGGTACAATTAAGTTCTAGATTTCATCTCATAATGGGAAACAACTATGACGAACTTAGAGTACAGATAATTTGGgagaaaccttaatttttgaaatagtgATCCAACGTTTTTGGAGAAGTTCCTCCAGTTTCTGCAACTCTTGTATTGTCAATCCTTGCAAGTCTTGTCCGTTCAACTGACTGCATTAAACATGTGCATTCATGGAAACCATATATCTCTATCGTGCATGTATATTTTATGGGGCATGCGTCATAGATATATATCTAAGTCTAAATTAAAGAAGTTGCAGTGAGTGCATACCACAGTTCATGAGTCTTATCTTCTATTTCCTTGTGCAGCATGTCAAAAGAGTTACTTCCAAGctatatatatacatagattATATTAGATTTCATGAGAATAGAATGCCTTTCATGATTTTTCAATTGTAAATAAGCAAGCTATCAAAGACAACTATGTCCAGATCATTTTTTCTGTCGTAATGCTGCAGAAATATTGCTGTCGTTCTCTCGTTGCCAAACAGTTACGGGAAgcagattatatatataatcgaCTGCATAAATATTAATCTACCATATAAAAATACATGGAATCATGAGACTTTTTCAAATGACAATGAGAATTGCATAGCTCGAAACGACAACACTAGATAGAGTTATTAGACAAATCAAATCTATAACATTAGACTCTCTAAAACaaatttgtatattaaaatCATTAGACAAACCAAAACaccagaaataaaaaaaaaaaaaaaaaaagagagaggcAAAACAGCGGCACTACACTACTGAACTAACCTTTTTCATTGCAGTAAAACATTCAATTATCTCTCAGAAACAGAGCTCTTTTGGTTTCATCAATTAATCATTAAAGGAAAATTAGAAACTAAACGTAGTTATACCTGTTTTCCAGTGGATGCAATGTCTGATCCTTGAACACCTGAATGCTGATTACGCCTTTCAATTATTTGTTGCATGCTGAAAAGGACAAGGACgttgaaattaaattcaaaacattCCCTTCCCTTTTCCTTTGTGAAGACGCAAGAGGCTCATAAAATCAAGAactttgtattattattttatgattaatttttatttaattgtattatatCAATTAGTTAAAAAGCTTAGGAGTATTGAAgtatttaaattcatattaataGGTTTGCATTAAGCTGATATAACCATGCAACTGGGCGTATTTAGAAGCCAGTGACTAAATGCTGAAATTACAACATGTGAGTTTCACAATAAATGATTGGATAgagttaaaaaatgttaaaggtaagttaatcttataaaatcaattaataaaatgagatttattcttctttatatactctaaattaacTTTATCAACAATTGGTGTAAGCATTGACCAAGGTTTCATGCTGAGTAATGTGAAGAAGGAAAAAGTacaaagttattataaaaatgaagacttaatttgaaaaaaattatactgAAAGATATGGAGTAAACATGTTATTTATCATGTGATTCTAGTGGTATTAGTAACCAAGAGAAGCAATTTGACATGTATGTGTCGTGTCTTTGGAGAGAGTTTAATGTTGATGACTTTGTTGATGTATATGTGGTGAGGTATATTGCCTCCTGAGATGTTTGATTTAGAGcacaaaaaataatgaatgattGAAGAATTACTTTCTCTATGTGTTGGTTCTTCATGAGAGTTTTAACACAACTCATAAGTCTCTTGATATATGAATTTAGATGATTGTATGTTATGAAAATGTTTCTAATGTTTGTCAGAAGAATGATATATAGCAGAAGGTTTGGAGGTTTGTAAttgcaattttgtaaaaaaataaaataaaattatatgcttTTATTTAAATCTATACTCTATAGATATACTTTAACTAGTAAAAATGATTTCCTATGATTCCTACTAAGAACTATTATCCATGCCACTTAAACAAGATAGGCAATATGCACATATAAGAGAACTTGCTTTTCTATCTTGGTTTACTTTACATCCCCTTCTCTTTCAAGAAAAACTCTTTGAAGTATGATTTACAATAACTTTTGGCttagataaataatatcatGATATAGAAGATATAAAAGACACTAGCGTATATAAGTGACTTGTAACATcacataatctcacacttgatcattcatagttgatatatatatatatatatatatatatatatatatatatattaaactcagattttaactacaaactcataaatataactcgaattcatctaatttatttttctatctctttcttcattggcactgaatcagacgatattccttcatctactcccgtataacgaattatacaatcatcgcacatacacaaacacaaacaagtagggtgagctaacatgtaacaaatcatttataaaacatgcataattactttgatacactcaacaaacctcataataattatgtcagacaccctcataccatcatacaacaatcgcatcatagatactcatcccatcataccacaatccctaatagacactcatcccacaatactcaatagacactcattctacaatacccaatagacactcattcggatgatacgttgatgagcgttcacaggaggttatgcacttgtgatgacttctacttcttcttacaaatacacttccaaaatactccataccatccacaaggttaatcctcaacactatgtccaaaaccggcacatagactaggacctcctgcccctctcaccacataattcatccttctctacttgagactggatgattattagagtatcaggataacctccaacaacaggttcctcaacatcaacatatacacaaataccatatcattacaaaatctctccaCCAGACTCATACCATgttcatattcctcaactcatattataccattacaaaatctcctcATAATACTTATATCATTTTCAGatacataaattcaaatccaatataataaaatacaatcatcacagaaatcatacaaaatgaatatatcacaaaataaattaacaatactaaaatatccccataaatggtcaccggagaagaatcaaatgtttgacgaatcaaactcaacATAAACGCCaatacatatgactagtcacaacttactagATTTGACCATGGTTGTtttatgatcagggatgtaccaactctgATTTTTAAGATTcatctatcctaccatcacaattataaccTTAATATAAACGTTATGGGGAACTAAGgagttgaatctggcatagccggttcgacatcttcttatccttccagaaagatgaattcatcacatattttatatcaattgagtatattgcataatagtttaacagtacttaatctgttcaataggatttaagttaaaaacctatcgagtagacttccaggaaagagaggtgtgtcaccctggacaacttaagtaccaagtctttccttagccaaagtgttcctcaaacaaatttcttatttacagattcaaaacaacaacatataatattaacacataaattaaatatagatagatatacatcAAGCACATAtggtttttcattaacagtattcacacagaattaacatgaatagtaataaaacaatactaaatcataatataaaagcttagaaaggttagctcccctacctctattccagacttaatctcttgctcaaaatttatttccccgaaaaccctccagaacctctactcttcttgcaactaaaaatttcttcctaactctttcttcctaactctttcttctttatttctcaagatttctcacatttcttcctaactctttcttctttatttctcaagatttctcacttgattcttgttCTCTTTGTGAAGAATAAcctcccctctcatggctatttataatcctaaaattttacaatttaacaattttttaatattatttattattttaatattattttaatattttaatcaccacttgacatatcTGATCCCTCGATAATGACTTCAAACGTGGAGTACTTATCCACTatcactattttaattttaattctttttttaaaaaaaagtagaaaagaaTTTAAACCCATGgtcttgaaatcaccacaattttctaccatttaagctaccaaaatttcttatttagttttccacattttattttttacataaatttattaattatattttccattcacaaagaaatttactactaataataaaattgttactattaaggtaaatatttttcatgggtcttacatcaCTACTAATGTTTTGGAGTATTCTTTTTCTACTATTTCGGATTTATAAACAAAGAGTTTGAATGAAAACACATTTAAgggagaggatttgaaaatatgatttcttcttgatAGATAATATCCTTACTAAATGAAAAATTTGTACTGAAACTAGAAATTTTAGATAGAAATATAGTGTTTAGTGTTTCATGTCAAGATATATGTATGCTGTTCTTttttgaatgaattaaacatgattttcttatatttatattaattaaaaaaacatgtttttgaatttcttataatttttatatttataatttcatctttcttactgattaaaaaataaatcatataatctcataattaaaaactataatacAAATGtgttatcatattttaataagtataaatataatataactacataataatcaaacaaaaaagCAATCTTAAGAGACATCCACATAATGTTGTCAGTTTCTAATtaacttcaaatatatataatatttaaatatcataaatagtttgattttgtttaattttttattttcaatctgATATTAGAACCAAAACTcggttgaaaaaaaaacatatctaaaagtttctgaaaacaaattcaatttttaatatttattagtttttatttttttttatcagtttttgattatttttatgaattaatttaattttgaaccCCCATAGTGTAGAATACACCCTTACAATAAAAACCATACTCTCATTGAGTTTATTAAATATACTTGATATAATTTAATCGAgcaatttgatttctttttctgaCTTAACTGAGTGAAAATATAACTTGATTCTTGTTCATGCATAGATAATTTTCTTGAGagataaaatacaataaatcagGGAAGGTATTATTCTACAAAAGGCACATATATGCTATTGCTTGCATGATCACatactaattaaatatattagatattaaattcattataataGTTTACTTGTGAAGGTCTAGAAAGGAGACTTGCAATCTaagatcaaattttatttttattgttgtcataatatatataaaaaaatgtatttactgGAGAATACATACATATGCTACAAGATCCACGCACTAGTTTCATGCATTCTATGTAAAACTCACTaacttaatttgaaaaaaaatgttatgatTAGAAGTACATAAACGTTAATAAAATAGGCTGTGACCTGATTGTCAGTTTACATATCTCTCGTGGATTTAATTAAGTGGACTTTTTGAAGTCATAGATGAGAAAG
Protein-coding sequences here:
- the LOC108342123 gene encoding MADS-box protein JOINTLESS isoform X4, whose protein sequence is MARKKIPIKKIDNINARQVTFSKRRKGLFKKTQELSTLCDAEIALIVFSSTSKLFEYASSSMQQIIERRNQHSGVQGSDIASTGKQLGSNSFDMLHKEIEDKTHELCQLNGQDLQGLTIQELQKLEELLQKRWITISKIKEEKMTQEINSLKTKGMLITSKWHLTLKITS